A region of the Apium graveolens cultivar Ventura chromosome 6, ASM990537v1, whole genome shotgun sequence genome:
GATGAATCTTAAAGCGAGCACGATGCAAGTGGTTAGGGCTTATCTTTTATCGTTCAATACTCAACTATAAGGCATTAAGcctaattattcaaaaaaatatatatataatcttaCATTGCTACAAGCCCAAATGTAACAACTATTTAGCCTTGTAACAACTAAAACACAAATTAATAGCTAAAAATCGACAAATACACAATGTAAATagcaaaaaaaatcaaaaataaatgcAAGAAAAACATACCCCATGGATTCGCTTTCAGGTAACAGGGCATTTAGGTCCACTGGCTCTCTTCTTAGTTGTCTGATAAACCAGCTTACCTCCTaaagtttcatcaaattttaaaatatcacCATTTACATAATCTTAACCTTAACATTTCCCAAATCTAAACAATCACTTTTAGAACTAATtacaaaaataattaataaagatATATACATAACAATAAAGTATATAATATAAAATCAAACAACATACATATTCTTAAAAATTAATAACTAGTAAGTaacaaaaaaatcataaataGAAAAGGGGTTTTTGAAAAGAGTACCAGGGGTTTTGACAATTCGGTATTGGTTGGATTTGGTGGCATAATTGTGGCGTTTGCGATGAGTAAGACCCTGAACCATCCTTTCTCTGTTTTTGCTTTTAACGGCGACTCTGGATGAGATAGTAAACCAAAAGAGTGTTTTATGAGAGATACAatggctatatatatatattcacttcTGTTTAAAAGTAAATTAGGGTTTCGATTTGAAAAAATCTCAATTTACAAAGTTTGTTTCGATCAAAACATCAACACTAGTTTCATTCCACGTTACCAATTAGAGTTTCTAATCAAATAAGATTACCAGAGGTAGGTGAGAGGTTGAGCACAAAGTCGAGAGATGGAAGATGTGAGCACAGATGCGAGGGGGAGAGAGATTCGAGAGAGATGTGAGAGGAGTTGAGACGGTGAGATGAAGATTGTGAGcggagagaggttcgagagagagagggtttcgttcgagagagagagaggagttTGAGATGGAGATTGGAATGAGGGGAAtaaaaatttggttaaggggggggGGAATTTTGGGAGGGGGGAATTTTAGAACTAAAAatgaatgaaattttgactaaggggggaaagaaaaggtgggcgcgattttttttttttttggtgaagttttgacatcggtttaattataaccgatgtctacaaagaacaaagacatcacaaaaacacgggATGATGTCAATAcctcttttaacatcagtggcaaagttaactgatgtctaatgtgtgatgtctattgacattattcttgtagtgaCTTCTGCTTGTAAAGGACTTTGCACTGGCGTAGAGCTCTGATTGTAATCATTATCTGTGTTTATCTCACCATCTGATTCTTGCGTAACTTCATTCTCTGTACTTGTCTCACCATCTGGTTCTTGTGTAACTTCTTCCCCTGCCTTTTATATTTCAGGAACTACAAACGAATATGACTCTGTAAAACCATGACGTGCTTCTTCTTGATCACTCCACACCCACTTCTTATCCTCTTCAAAAATGACATCTCTGTTTATACAGACTTTATTTCTCACTGGGTCATAGAGGCGATAAGCCTTGGTTTCAGGCACTTTTCCCAGATTCACAACCTTTATGCTTCTGTCATCCAATTTACTCATTTGACAACTTGGTATCCTCATGTGCACAATACATCTAAAGACATGAATGTGTTCAATATTTTGCTTTTCTTTGAACCATGCTTCATACGGCGTTTGTCCTGACAGGGCTCGTGTAGGCAATCTGTTTAACAAGTACACAACATGCCTAATAGATTCTCCCCATAACTTTGAGGGTAGCTTCATATATTTCAAGCAACTATACGCCATCTCAACCACAGTTCTGTTGTGTCTTTCAACGattccattctgttgtggagaaTATGGTGCAGTATAGTGTATCtcaatcccattttcttcacagaaagACTTGAATTCGTTTGAGCAAAATTCAACCCCACGATCAGTCCTAAAAACTTTTACTTTCTTCCCTGTCTTGTTCCCAACCATAACACAGAAGCTCTTAAAAGCACTGAAGGCCTCATCTTTGCTCTTTAACATATATACCCACATATATCTACTATAATCGTTAACAAGCAAGAAGAAATACCTGTTTCCCGACGCTGTTTCCGGAGAAATAGGTCCACAGAGGTCTCCATGGACCAAGTCCAACACGTGAGTTGTATTGTAGTTACTCTGAGATGGAAATTGCTTTCTCGTTTGTTTTTCCATCAGACAACCATCACAAACATTGTTAGATATTTCAATTCTTGGAAAACCTTCAACCATGTGCTCTTTAGACATCAACATCATAGCCTTGTAATTAACATGTCCAAGATGCAAATGCCACAACCTCCCAATATTATATGAATTTGATAACAGACATCTCGGTTTCACAGTTTCAATCAAAAATTTATATAGCCTGTTTGGAGACCTCTTGAATTTCATGAGCAACTTTTCACATTCATCAAAGAAGAGCGAATAGAAAAGACAATGAAACAGCAAGAAGCCAGAGAAGAAGAGGAACTCGAGACAAAAGCAGAGTTCAGTGTTATAATTATGGGATATATGGACACTTCGCAGCCGAGTATAGAAAACCAAAGAAGCACAGAGAGCAAAGGTAGGAGGTGAACATTACATAGGTGGAGGACGAAGAACCGGCTTTGTTATTGGCCAGTCGTGACAAAGAAGAAGGAGATGTAATGCTACTTAACAAAAAACAGGTAATACATGCACTCACGACCAACTGTGATCGAAAACAAGCGGAGTCCAATCTATGGTATCTTGATAATGGTGCAAGTAATCATATGACATGATATAAGTCGAAGTTTTCTGATAGACAATGGCTCCTCGGTAAATATTCTTTTCAATCCACTCTACGAGTTCGGGCACAAATTAGTTCCAATCCAAGGGACCCTGTACCTACCTGACACATTCGAAACTGCTCCCAACCAAGTCACTTATGTCATCAAGTTCCACGTCATCAATACTCCTTCGTCCTACAATGGAATAATTGGACGGTCAGTTTTAACTAGGATGCAAGTgataacttcaatctcccatctcaagatCAAGTTCCCAACCCCGACCGGAGTCGGAGAAATAAAAGGAGATTATGGAATTGCTGAAACATGCTACAGTCAGGGCTTAGTAATGGCAAAAACTCACCCGAATAACAAAAGGAAGGCCACAGTCCTTCGAAAATAGCAAAGTATCAAGAAACACCGCCCACGCCAAAGGGAAAAATCAACAAAAGAAGTGCAGATCATTGAATTAAGTCCGGATCCAAAAGCAACCAAACCAAGTTCGGAAAAACTGAAAAGCAACCAGGTCATGGTAGTCACCGAGGCGAATCCAGTCCGGGACCAAGCCAGTCCTACCATTCAAGCAATaaaaaaagattaaaaaaaagTTAACACCTCCTTGAAGAAGAACTCCGAAGCCCGAATACCTCCTCCTTGGTGAACAGCAGCTTCTTGTCTTCACTTTCTCTACTGATCCATTCTTCTTTGGTAATGAGTAGTTGACTCTCATTTGTTTCAGTTTTTCCTTTCAATCTTTCTTTGTGCTTTCAGAGAAGCAACCGCTTCCTCCACCGTCATCTTGTCCAAATCCACGAATTGTTCAATAGTGGATGTGATCTGAGGAAATTTCTTTGGCACTGATCTAAGTAATTTTTTAACTACATAAGATTCAGACACTTCTTCTCCCAATACTCTTATATTGGTTACCAGCCCATTCAACCGCATACAGATGTCATCTACTAGCTCACTTTCTTTCATACTAAGTGATTCAAAATCTGCCTTCATCTTTTGTATCCTGGCCGCCTTGACACGATCGGCTTCTTGACACATTATTTTGAGTGCATCCCATGCCTCCTTGGATGTCCTTTTTGCAGCGAAAGAGAGCAACATTTCTTCTGGTATAGCGTGGTATATCATGGCCAACGCTATCTTATCCATTCTCTTGTCGATCGCTGCCTGGGATCGCTAGGTTCCACAGCATCCCACATCCTATGCGCCTGCATGAACACCATCATTTTCATCACCCAACCTGTGTAATTTTCTTTTGTCAGCATTGGGTAATTCAGTCCAAACGAATGATTCTTCACTTTGTTTGTCTCCGATGTTGTCATCTTTGGCATGTACTTTGTCATTCACCTTGcacca
Encoded here:
- the LOC141666187 gene encoding uncharacterized protein LOC141666187 codes for the protein MDKIALAMIYHAIPEEMLLSFAAKRTSKEAWDALKIMCQEADRVKAARIQKMKADFESLSMKESELVDDICMRLNGLVTNIRVLGEEVSESYVVKKLLRSVPKKFPQITSTIEQFVDLDKMTVEEAVASLKAQRKIERKN